In a single window of the Streptococcus ilei genome:
- a CDS encoding aminoglycoside 6-adenylyltransferase, with translation MRTDTEIMTLILQIADNLKAEAVALSGSRINPQTQKDEFQDYDVVYIVENLEELISDLSWLNRFGNRLIEQHNLLGHRYLYLMLFEDGNRIDLTLCPKEHIQEWVDSEAGFKVLKDDKGLFEAYLPNPKRYWTAPPSEEEFAASCNEFWWVSTYVVKGIRRNQMVYAADHLYSICQQELLKVLAWQVASARGTVDIGKNYKYLFQYLPAEQEKEFSNLLDLSSLEKVTQSLFSTMKLFNCEAQKLAKKMGFAYNHIEAKKMMAYAEEKLSNH, from the coding sequence ATGAGAACTGATACAGAAATTATGACTCTGATTTTGCAGATAGCTGATAACTTGAAAGCGGAAGCAGTGGCTTTATCCGGATCGCGGATCAATCCACAGACCCAAAAAGATGAGTTTCAAGATTATGACGTGGTCTATATAGTTGAGAATCTGGAAGAGCTGATTTCAGATTTATCTTGGCTAAACCGGTTTGGTAACCGTCTGATTGAACAGCACAATTTACTTGGTCATCGATACCTTTATCTTATGCTCTTTGAAGATGGCAACCGCATCGATTTGACACTCTGTCCCAAGGAACACATCCAAGAGTGGGTGGACAGCGAGGCAGGTTTCAAAGTCTTAAAAGACGACAAAGGCTTGTTTGAAGCTTATCTACCTAATCCGAAGCGATACTGGACTGCTCCGCCCTCCGAAGAGGAATTTGCAGCATCCTGCAATGAATTTTGGTGGGTATCGACTTATGTCGTCAAGGGCATTCGAAGAAATCAAATGGTCTATGCGGCTGACCACCTCTATAGCATTTGCCAGCAAGAACTTTTGAAGGTCTTGGCTTGGCAGGTAGCAAGTGCTCGGGGTACCGTAGACATCGGAAAGAACTACAAGTATCTCTTTCAATATCTACCAGCGGAGCAAGAGAAGGAGTTCTCTAATCTGCTTGATTTATCTAGTTTAGAGAAGGTCACTCAGTCTTTGTTTTCTACCATGAAGCTATTCAATTGTGAAGCGCAAAAATTGGCAAAAAAGATGGGGTTTGCCTACAATCACATAGAGGCTAAGAAGATGATGGCTTATGCCGAGGAGAAACTGTCGAATCATTGA
- a CDS encoding branched-chain amino acid aminotransferase, with translation MTVSLDWENLGFSYMKLPYRYISYYRNGAWEKGELSEDSTLHISESSPSLHYGQQAFEGLKAYRTKDGSIQLFRPDENAKRLQRTADRLLMPQVPTDMFVEACKAVVRANEEYVPPYGTGGTLYLRPLLIGVGDIIGVKPAEEYIFTIFAMPVGNYFKGGLVPTNFLIQDEYDRAAPHGTGAAKVGGNYAASLLPGKLAKSRNFSDVIYLDPATHTKIEEVGSANFFGITADNEFVTPLSPSILPSITKYSLLYLAEHRLGLTPIEGDVPIDHLDRFVEAGACGTAAVISPIGGVQHGDDFHVFYSETEVGPITRKLYDELTGIQFGDIEAPEGWIFKVTE, from the coding sequence ATGACAGTATCACTTGATTGGGAAAATCTTGGATTTTCTTATATGAAATTACCCTATCGATACATTTCTTATTACCGAAATGGAGCCTGGGAGAAGGGAGAGTTATCTGAAGATTCCACTCTTCATATTTCAGAATCTTCTCCAAGTTTGCACTATGGACAGCAAGCCTTTGAAGGATTGAAGGCTTATCGGACAAAGGATGGCAGTATTCAATTATTCCGTCCGGATGAAAACGCTAAACGCTTACAACGGACGGCTGATCGTCTTTTGATGCCTCAAGTTCCAACGGATATGTTTGTGGAAGCTTGTAAAGCAGTAGTGCGTGCCAACGAAGAATATGTCCCACCGTATGGGACTGGTGGAACTCTCTATCTTCGCCCCTTGTTGATTGGGGTTGGAGATATTATCGGTGTGAAACCAGCAGAGGAATACATCTTTACCATCTTTGCTATGCCAGTAGGAAACTACTTCAAAGGTGGCTTGGTCCCAACCAACTTCCTGATTCAAGATGAGTACGACCGGGCAGCACCTCATGGGACAGGTGCAGCGAAAGTTGGTGGAAACTATGCCGCTAGCCTCCTACCTGGTAAATTAGCTAAGTCTCGGAACTTCTCTGATGTGATTTACTTGGATCCAGCGACCCACACCAAGATTGAAGAAGTAGGGTCAGCAAACTTCTTTGGAATTACAGCTGATAATGAGTTTGTCACTCCACTGAGTCCTTCGATCTTGCCATCAATTACCAAATATTCCTTGCTCTACCTAGCTGAGCATCGTCTTGGTTTGACACCAATCGAAGGGGATGTGCCAATTGATCATCTCGACCGCTTTGTTGAAGCAGGTGCTTGTGGAACAGCAGCGGTCATTTCTCCAATTGGTGGAGTTCAACACGGAGATGACTTCCATGTCTTCTATTCAGAAACAGAAGTAGGACCAATTACCCGGAAGCTTTATGATGAATTAACAGGCATCCAGTTTGGTGATATTGAAGCACCAGAAGGATGGATTTTCAAGGTAACTGAATAA
- a CDS encoding YkvA family protein, with protein sequence MANSMNKEQVKQALESGYGRSKALLNDKDKLDKFLRGLETKIEEIPMIGKELSIIPVMISLVKNFAEGKYTSVPYGTILAVTSALIYFASPIDLIPDFIPGVGYVDDMAVVSFCLSMVKKDIESYKEWRQSNDK encoded by the coding sequence ATGGCAAATAGTATGAATAAAGAGCAGGTAAAGCAAGCTCTTGAGAGTGGGTACGGAAGGTCTAAAGCCTTATTAAATGATAAAGATAAATTAGATAAATTTTTGCGCGGGTTAGAGACAAAGATTGAAGAAATTCCAATGATTGGAAAGGAGTTGTCTATTATTCCAGTCATGATATCTTTAGTAAAAAATTTTGCAGAAGGAAAATATACTTCTGTCCCCTATGGAACCATTTTAGCTGTTACTAGTGCGCTTATTTATTTTGCGTCTCCAATTGATCTTATTCCTGACTTTATTCCAGGTGTTGGATATGTAGATGACATGGCAGTTGTTTCGTTTTGTTTGTCTATGGTAAAAAAAGACATAGAGTCCTATAAAGAATGGCGTCAATCAAATGACAAGTGA
- a CDS encoding DUF2969 domain-containing protein gives MSKKDKKIEIQIADSKVLVGKETFDGYQLTIGKKAIAEIADMGAQFALVKNGSVDSLFKSLEKAVESAIENYNLNK, from the coding sequence ATGAGTAAGAAAGATAAAAAAATCGAAATTCAAATTGCAGATAGTAAAGTGCTTGTAGGTAAGGAAACCTTTGATGGCTACCAATTAACGATTGGAAAAAAGGCTATTGCTGAGATTGCTGATATGGGTGCTCAGTTTGCTCTTGTGAAAAACGGATCCGTAGATAGTCTTTTTAAATCCCTTGAAAAAGCAGTGGAAAGTGCCATCGAAAATTATAATTTGAACAAATAA
- a CDS encoding L-lactate dehydrogenase, producing the protein MTLTKQHKKVILVGDGAVGSSYAFALVTQGIAQELGIIEIPQLFEKAVGDAEDLSHALAFTSPKKIYAAKYEDCADADLVVITAGAPQKPGETRLDLVGKNLAINKSIVEQVVASGFNGIFLVAANPVDVLTYSTWKFSGFPKERVIGSGTSLDSARFRQALAETIGVDARSVHAYIMGEHGDSEFAVWSHANVAGVKLEQWLQANRDLNEADLVDLFISVRDAAYSIINKKGATYYGIAVALARITRAILDDENAVLPLSVFQEGQYGVENVFIGQPAIVGAHGIVRPVNIPLNDAETQKMQASAKELQAIIDEAWKNPEFQAASKN; encoded by the coding sequence ATGACTTTAACTAAACAACATAAAAAAGTTATCCTTGTCGGTGACGGCGCTGTAGGTTCATCTTACGCTTTTGCACTTGTTACTCAAGGTATCGCACAAGAATTAGGTATCATCGAAATCCCTCAATTGTTTGAAAAAGCGGTTGGTGATGCTGAAGACCTTAGCCACGCTCTTGCCTTCACTTCTCCTAAGAAAATTTATGCTGCTAAGTACGAAGACTGTGCGGATGCTGACCTCGTTGTTATTACTGCAGGTGCTCCTCAAAAACCAGGTGAAACTCGTCTTGACCTCGTCGGAAAAAACCTTGCTATCAATAAATCAATCGTTGAGCAAGTTGTTGCTTCAGGATTTAACGGTATCTTCCTTGTAGCTGCAAACCCAGTTGACGTCTTGACATACTCTACTTGGAAATTCTCAGGTTTCCCTAAAGAACGCGTTATCGGGTCTGGTACTTCTCTTGACTCAGCTCGTTTCCGTCAAGCTCTTGCTGAAACCATTGGTGTTGATGCACGTTCAGTCCACGCCTACATCATGGGTGAACACGGTGACTCAGAATTCGCTGTTTGGTCACATGCTAACGTTGCCGGTGTAAAATTGGAACAATGGTTGCAAGCAAACCGTGACTTGAATGAAGCTGACCTTGTAGATCTCTTCATCTCTGTACGTGATGCTGCTTACTCAATCATCAACAAGAAAGGGGCTACTTACTACGGTATCGCCGTTGCCCTTGCTCGTATCACTCGTGCCATCCTTGATGACGAGAATGCCGTACTTCCACTTTCAGTCTTCCAAGAAGGCCAATACGGAGTCGAAAACGTCTTTATCGGTCAACCAGCTATCGTTGGTGCCCACGGTATCGTTCGTCCAGTAAATATTCCATTGAACGACGCTGAAACACAAAAAATGCAAGCATCTGCAAAAGAATTGCAAGCTATTATTGATGAAGCATGGAAGAATCCAGAATTCCAAGCAGCTTCTAAAAACTAA
- the parC gene encoding DNA topoisomerase IV subunit A produces MSNIQIMSLEDIMGERFGRYSKYIIQERALPDIRDGLKPVQRRILYSMNKDGNTHDKGYRKSAKSVGNIMGNFHPHGDSSIYDAMVRMSQDWKNREILVEMHGNNGSMDGDPPAAMRYTEARLSEIAGYLLQDIEKNTVPFAWNFDDTEKEPTVLPAAFPNLLVNGATGISAGYATDIPPHNLAEVIDAVVYMIDHPSAKVDKLMEFLPGPDFPTGAIIQGRDEIKKAYETGKGRVVVRSKTEIEQLKGGKQQIIVTEIPYEINKAVLVKKIDDVRVNNKVAGIAEVRDESDRDGLRIAIELKKDANADLILNYLFKYTDLQVNYNFNMVAIDNYTPRQVGIVPILSSYIAHRRDIIVARSRFDKEKAERRLHIVEGLIRVISILDEVIALIRASDNKADAKENLKISYDFTEEQAEAIVTLQLYRLTNTDIVTLEEEHANLKEQIATLAAIIGDERTMFNLMKKELREVKKLFGNPRRSELQDTAKTIEIDTASLIVEEETFVSVTRAGYIKRTSPRSFNASTVEEVGKRDDDELIFVEPAKTTQHLLLFTNLGNAIYRPVHELADTKWKDIGEHLSQTLTNFEQEEEIIFAEIVDQFEGVTYFAATQQGQIKRFERKELSPWRTYRSKSTKYAKLKDQEDRIVAVAPVVLEDIMIITKNGYGLRFNIEEVPVVGAKAAGVKAINLKDGDQVMAVFKSTTPSMYILTQRGSLKRMSQDDIPVTSRAKRGLQVLRELKSKPHRVFKAGPVFTDQGDFDLFTSQEEVGEQDQILQITSTTGQVTEVDVTQLSLSERTSNGSFVNDQISDQEVFTARIK; encoded by the coding sequence ATGAGTAATATTCAAATCATGTCCCTGGAGGACATCATGGGAGAGCGCTTTGGTCGTTACTCCAAATACATTATTCAAGAACGGGCTCTTCCTGATATTCGGGATGGCTTGAAACCTGTTCAACGGCGGATTCTTTATTCTATGAATAAGGACGGGAATACCCATGATAAGGGCTACCGGAAATCTGCCAAGTCTGTCGGAAATATCATGGGGAATTTCCACCCTCACGGGGATAGTTCCATCTATGATGCCATGGTCCGCATGTCTCAAGATTGGAAAAACCGTGAAATCCTTGTCGAAATGCACGGTAACAATGGTTCAATGGACGGTGATCCACCGGCTGCCATGCGTTATACTGAAGCCCGTCTATCTGAAATTGCTGGTTATCTCCTTCAAGATATCGAAAAGAACACAGTTCCGTTTGCCTGGAACTTTGATGATACAGAAAAAGAGCCAACTGTTTTGCCTGCAGCCTTTCCAAACCTTTTGGTCAATGGGGCTACAGGGATTTCAGCTGGTTACGCGACAGATATTCCGCCTCATAACCTTGCTGAAGTCATCGATGCTGTGGTCTACATGATCGACCATCCATCTGCTAAGGTAGATAAGCTCATGGAGTTTTTACCTGGGCCTGACTTTCCGACTGGTGCCATTATCCAAGGGCGGGATGAGATCAAGAAAGCCTATGAAACAGGTAAGGGACGGGTGGTTGTTCGCTCTAAGACAGAGATTGAGCAACTCAAAGGCGGCAAGCAACAAATTATCGTTACCGAGATTCCTTATGAGATCAACAAGGCTGTCTTGGTTAAGAAAATTGACGATGTCCGTGTCAACAATAAGGTGGCCGGTATTGCCGAGGTTCGGGATGAGTCTGACCGGGATGGTCTTCGCATTGCCATTGAGTTGAAGAAAGATGCCAATGCAGACTTGATCTTGAACTACTTGTTTAAGTACACAGATTTGCAGGTTAACTACAACTTCAATATGGTGGCCATTGACAACTATACCCCACGTCAAGTGGGAATTGTGCCGATTTTGTCTAGCTACATTGCTCACCGTCGGGATATCATTGTCGCTCGCTCTCGCTTTGACAAGGAAAAGGCGGAACGACGCCTCCACATCGTAGAGGGCTTGATCCGCGTCATTTCTATCCTTGATGAAGTCATCGCTTTGATCCGTGCTTCTGATAACAAGGCAGATGCCAAGGAAAACCTCAAGATCAGCTACGATTTTACCGAAGAACAAGCAGAAGCCATTGTTACCTTGCAATTGTACCGCTTGACCAATACGGATATCGTAACCTTGGAAGAAGAGCATGCTAACCTCAAGGAGCAAATTGCGACCTTGGCAGCCATCATTGGGGATGAACGGACCATGTTCAATCTCATGAAGAAGGAATTGCGTGAAGTTAAGAAACTCTTTGGCAATCCGCGTCGCAGTGAGTTGCAAGACACCGCTAAGACGATCGAGATTGATACTGCTAGTCTGATTGTCGAAGAGGAGACATTCGTCAGCGTGACCCGTGCTGGTTATATCAAACGAACCTCTCCTCGTTCTTTCAATGCATCTACAGTGGAAGAAGTCGGTAAGCGAGACGACGATGAATTGATTTTTGTAGAGCCTGCTAAGACTACCCAGCATCTCTTGCTCTTTACCAATTTAGGAAATGCCATTTATCGACCTGTTCATGAATTGGCAGATACCAAGTGGAAGGATATCGGAGAACACCTCAGTCAGACCTTGACCAATTTCGAGCAGGAAGAAGAAATTATTTTTGCAGAGATTGTGGATCAGTTTGAGGGCGTGACCTACTTCGCAGCTACCCAACAAGGCCAAATCAAGCGTTTTGAACGCAAGGAATTGAGCCCATGGCGGACCTATCGTTCTAAATCAACTAAGTACGCTAAACTGAAGGACCAAGAGGACCGTATCGTAGCGGTTGCACCAGTGGTCCTCGAGGACATCATGATCATTACTAAGAATGGTTATGGCCTCCGATTCAATATTGAAGAGGTTCCAGTGGTAGGGGCCAAAGCAGCAGGTGTTAAAGCCATTAACCTCAAAGACGGGGATCAAGTTATGGCCGTCTTTAAGTCAACGACACCAAGCATGTATATCCTGACCCAGCGAGGCAGCCTCAAACGAATGTCACAAGATGATATTCCTGTGACCAGCCGTGCCAAACGTGGCCTACAGGTCCTGCGTGAACTGAAGTCTAAACCACACCGCGTCTTTAAGGCAGGTCCAGTCTTCACTGACCAGGGCGATTTTGATCTCTTTACTAGCCAAGAAGAAGTGGGAGAGCAAGATCAAATTCTTCAGATTACCTCGACAACAGGTCAGGTGACAGAAGTGGATGTTACTCAACTCAGCTTGTCAGAACGAACTAGCAATGGTTCTTTTGTCAATGATCAAATTTCTGATCAAGAAGTCTTTACTGCTAGAATTAAATAA
- the rpsA gene encoding 30S ribosomal protein S1, whose product MNEFEDLLNSVSQVEPGDVVTAEVLTVDATQANVAISGTGVEGVLTLRELTNDRDADINDLVKPGETLELLVLRQVVGKDTDTVTYLVSKKRLEARKAWDKLVGREEEVVTVKGTRAVKGGLSVEFEGLRGFIPASMLDTRFVRNTERFVGQEFDAKIKEVDAKENRFILSRREVVEAASAAARAEVFGKLNVGDVVTGKVARITSFGAFIDLGGVDGLVHLTELSHERNVSPKSVVTVGEEIEVKVLDLNEEEGRVSLSLKATTPGPWDGVEQKLAAGDVIEGTVKRLTDFGAFVEVLPGIDGLVHISQISHKRVENPKDVLKVGQEVTVKVLEVNAADERVSLSIKALEERPAQEEGEKQEKRQQRPRRPKQEKRDFELPETQTGFSMADLFGDIEL is encoded by the coding sequence ATGAATGAATTTGAAGATTTGCTAAACAGTGTTAGCCAAGTTGAGCCAGGTGATGTTGTTACTGCTGAAGTTTTGACAGTTGACGCTACACAAGCTAACGTTGCAATCTCTGGAACTGGTGTCGAAGGTGTCTTGACTCTTCGCGAATTGACAAACGATCGTGATGCTGACATCAATGACTTGGTTAAACCAGGTGAAACACTTGAATTGCTTGTTCTTCGTCAAGTAGTTGGTAAAGATACTGATACAGTAACTTACCTTGTATCTAAAAAACGTTTGGAAGCTCGCAAAGCATGGGACAAATTGGTCGGACGTGAAGAAGAAGTTGTTACTGTTAAAGGTACTCGCGCTGTTAAGGGCGGACTTTCAGTAGAATTTGAAGGACTTCGTGGATTTATTCCAGCTTCAATGCTTGATACTCGTTTTGTACGTAACACTGAACGTTTCGTAGGTCAAGAATTTGATGCTAAAATCAAAGAAGTTGACGCAAAAGAAAACCGCTTCATCCTTTCTCGTCGTGAAGTTGTTGAAGCTGCATCAGCTGCAGCTCGCGCTGAAGTATTCGGTAAATTGAACGTTGGTGATGTTGTAACTGGTAAAGTTGCTCGTATCACTAGCTTCGGTGCTTTCATCGACCTTGGTGGTGTTGATGGATTGGTTCACTTGACTGAATTGTCACACGAACGCAACGTTTCACCTAAATCAGTCGTAACTGTTGGTGAAGAAATCGAAGTGAAAGTTCTTGACTTGAACGAAGAAGAAGGTCGCGTATCACTTTCATTGAAAGCTACAACACCTGGACCATGGGATGGCGTAGAACAAAAATTGGCTGCTGGTGATGTCATCGAAGGTACTGTTAAACGTTTGACTGACTTCGGTGCATTTGTTGAAGTATTGCCAGGTATCGATGGACTTGTTCACATTTCACAAATTTCACACAAACGTGTTGAAAATCCAAAAGATGTGCTTAAAGTTGGACAAGAAGTAACTGTTAAAGTTCTTGAAGTAAATGCTGCTGATGAACGTGTATCACTTTCTATCAAAGCTCTTGAAGAACGTCCAGCTCAAGAAGAAGGCGAAAAACAAGAAAAACGTCAACAACGTCCACGTCGTCCAAAACAAGAAAAACGTGACTTTGAACTTCCAGAAACTCAAACTGGATTCTCAATGGCTGACTTGTTTGGTGACATTGAATTGTAA
- the plsY gene encoding glycerol-3-phosphate 1-O-acyltransferase PlsY, with product MKTILLLVLAYLLGSIPSGLWIGKAFFNINLREHGSGNTGTTNTFRILGTKAGLVVFAVDFLKGTLAVLLPTIFGVSGISPMIFGLLAVLGHTFPIFAGFKGGKAVATSAGVLIGFSPLFLFILAIYFFTSLYLTSMISFSSVTVAILASIGVLILPLTGWILPSYDLIFTIVVLALATLIIIRHKDNIKRILNKNENIVTWGKNITHQKQKGE from the coding sequence ATGAAAACAATTCTTTTACTCGTATTAGCCTACTTATTAGGCTCTATCCCTTCTGGTTTGTGGATTGGGAAAGCCTTCTTTAACATCAATCTACGGGAACACGGTTCTGGAAATACAGGGACCACCAATACCTTCCGCATTTTAGGGACGAAGGCAGGTCTGGTCGTCTTTGCTGTTGATTTCCTCAAGGGAACCTTGGCTGTTTTATTGCCGACCATTTTTGGGGTTTCAGGAATTTCTCCTATGATCTTTGGTCTTTTAGCGGTCCTTGGGCACACCTTCCCGATTTTTGCAGGCTTTAAAGGAGGCAAGGCAGTAGCAACCAGTGCAGGGGTCCTCATCGGCTTCTCCCCTCTCTTTCTATTTATCTTAGCTATTTATTTCTTTACTAGCCTCTATTTGACAAGTATGATTTCCTTTTCAAGTGTGACGGTCGCTATTCTGGCCAGTATCGGAGTCCTCATCCTCCCACTGACTGGTTGGATTCTCCCAAGCTACGATCTGATTTTCACCATCGTCGTCCTCGCACTGGCGACCTTGATAATCATCCGCCACAAGGACAACATCAAACGAATCCTTAACAAGAATGAAAACATCGTCACTTGGGGCAAAAACATCACCCATCAAAAACAAAAAGGGGAGTAG
- the parE gene encoding DNA topoisomerase IV subunit B has product MSKKEININNYNDDAIQVLEGLDAVRKRPGMYIGSTDGNGLHHLVWEIVDNAVDEALSGFGSQIDVTINKDGSLSVADQGRGMPTGMHAMGKPTVEVIFTVLHAGGKFGQGGYKTSGGLHGVGSSVVNALSSWLEVEITRDGAVYKQRFEDGGKPVTTLEKIGTAPKSKTGTKVTFMPDPTIFSTTDFKFNTIAERIKESAFLLKDVTLTLTDLRKEEDNYVAFHYENGVQDFVEYLNEDKETLTPVLYFNGESEGFQVEVALQYNDGYSDNILSFVNNVRTKDGGTHETGLKTAITKAMNDYARKTGLLKEKDKNLEGSDYREGLSAVLSILVPEAHLQFEGQTKDKLGSPLARPVVDGIVADKLTFFLMENGELASNLIRKAIKARDAREAARKARDESRNGKKNKKDKGLLSGKLTPAQSKNAAKNELYLVEGDSAGGSAKQGRDRKFQAILPLRGKVLNTEKANMSDILKNEEINTMIYTIGAGVGADFTIEDANYDKIIIMTDADTDGAHIQTLLLTFFYRYMRPLVEAGRVYIAMPPLYKMSKGKGKKEEVAYAWTDSELEDLRRTFGRGATLQRYKGLGEMNADQLWETTMNPETRTLIRVTIDDLARAERRVSVLMGDKAAPRRQWIEDNVKFTLEETTAF; this is encoded by the coding sequence GTGTCTAAAAAGGAAATCAACATTAATAATTACAATGACGATGCCATTCAGGTACTAGAAGGGTTGGATGCGGTTCGTAAACGTCCAGGGATGTATATCGGATCGACAGATGGAAATGGTCTCCACCATTTGGTCTGGGAAATTGTCGACAATGCCGTCGATGAAGCTCTATCAGGTTTTGGTTCTCAAATTGACGTTACCATTAATAAGGACGGGTCTCTATCTGTAGCTGACCAAGGTCGGGGGATGCCGACAGGGATGCATGCGATGGGCAAACCAACCGTTGAGGTTATCTTTACGGTTCTCCACGCTGGAGGGAAGTTTGGTCAAGGTGGCTATAAGACCTCTGGTGGTCTCCACGGGGTGGGGTCTTCCGTCGTGAATGCCCTCTCTAGCTGGCTTGAGGTTGAGATCACTCGTGATGGAGCGGTCTACAAACAACGCTTTGAAGATGGCGGTAAGCCTGTTACCACTCTTGAGAAGATAGGAACGGCCCCTAAGTCGAAGACTGGGACTAAGGTTACTTTCATGCCGGATCCAACTATTTTCTCAACGACGGATTTCAAGTTTAATACCATTGCAGAACGGATCAAAGAATCAGCCTTCTTGCTTAAAGACGTAACGCTGACGCTGACAGACCTACGTAAGGAAGAAGACAACTATGTGGCCTTCCATTACGAGAATGGGGTTCAGGATTTCGTTGAGTACTTAAATGAAGATAAGGAAACCTTGACGCCGGTTCTTTACTTTAATGGAGAATCAGAAGGCTTCCAAGTAGAAGTCGCTCTCCAATACAATGATGGCTATTCTGACAACATCTTGTCCTTTGTTAATAATGTCCGCACTAAGGATGGGGGAACCCACGAGACCGGTCTTAAGACAGCCATTACCAAGGCCATGAACGACTATGCAAGAAAGACAGGTCTCCTCAAAGAAAAAGACAAGAACCTAGAGGGATCAGACTATCGTGAAGGCCTTTCCGCTGTTCTTTCGATCTTGGTTCCAGAAGCCCATTTGCAGTTTGAAGGGCAAACCAAGGACAAACTAGGAAGTCCTTTGGCTCGTCCAGTTGTTGATGGGATTGTAGCTGACAAGTTGACCTTCTTCCTCATGGAAAATGGGGAATTAGCTTCCAATCTGATTCGCAAGGCCATCAAGGCTCGGGATGCGCGTGAAGCCGCTCGGAAGGCGCGTGATGAGAGTCGTAATGGGAAGAAGAATAAGAAGGATAAGGGACTCTTATCTGGTAAATTGACCCCGGCCCAGTCCAAGAATGCTGCTAAGAATGAACTCTATCTAGTCGAAGGAGACTCAGCCGGTGGATCGGCCAAGCAAGGTCGAGACCGTAAGTTCCAAGCCATCCTTCCACTTCGAGGGAAGGTTCTCAATACTGAGAAGGCCAATATGAGCGATATCCTCAAAAACGAGGAAATCAACACCATGATCTATACCATCGGTGCTGGAGTTGGGGCTGACTTTACAATCGAAGATGCCAACTATGACAAGATTATCATTATGACCGATGCGGATACGGATGGGGCACACATCCAGACCTTGCTCCTCACTTTCTTCTATCGCTATATGCGTCCCTTGGTTGAAGCAGGACGTGTTTATATTGCCATGCCTCCTCTTTATAAGATGTCTAAAGGCAAAGGCAAGAAAGAAGAAGTGGCTTATGCTTGGACAGATAGTGAATTGGAAGACCTGCGTCGGACCTTTGGCCGTGGGGCAACTCTCCAACGTTACAAAGGGTTGGGGGAGATGAATGCGGACCAACTTTGGGAAACCACCATGAACCCAGAAACCCGCACCTTGATTCGTGTCACCATTGATGACTTAGCGCGTGCAGAACGCCGCGTCTCGGTCCTAATGGGTGATAAGGCTGCACCTCGCCGCCAATGGATCGAAGATAACGTTAAGTTTACCTTGGAAGAAACGACAGCGTTTTAA